The Drosophila innubila isolate TH190305 chromosome 2R unlocalized genomic scaffold, UK_Dinn_1.0 1_C_2R, whole genome shotgun sequence DNA window CGTCTCGAGTACGTGACTACCTGCTGTGTCATAGAAAATCTCAATTTCCATTGAATTTTCGCCTTTCAATACCTGCGTTACCTGCATAACAAACGCTTTCCCAGAGATCTCGTATTTCGGAAAAGAGaacacaaaaatgtataaatgaaGATGATAGATGAGCCCTATGAAATgtgattttaatgattttagaTAAATCAGAAATTGCTATCTCGAAAACAAACTAACCGTTTTATTATCATATATAGTTAAAGACCTTAATTGGCCATTCAGGAGCAACAATCGTGGTGCAAATGTGTTGCATTCTGAAGGACCGTAGCGCACTTAAAAACTAGGGAACGACTTGTCTCTCCATCTTAGAAGGGAAATTCTAACTCAGTTAGATTCTCTAATGCATATTCCCTGTACATGGGGGGaacttacatatatttacatagtAACGTACATGAATTTTGCAGCGTAAGACAATTTTGCAAACAATGGGAGCTATGCTATGTAAATGAAGAGTTTCTAGGATAAACAACACTCATCATTTGGATACACCCACAAGGGCGGGGCGTATGCAACGTTCGTGCAGTTTGTAGCCGAGTTTGGTTACCTCCACGACGGTATTGGACTCAACCGTGGAGTCCTCCTTTTGGAACAATGCTTCATGCAGATTGGGATcgaatttttgattaatgGGATCCAGTGGCTCGAGGCCATGACGCTTGAACACCTGCAGGAGCGAGGCGCGTGTCATACTCAGACCCTCGAAGAGGTTCTTCAGATCTGCATTGGCGTCGAGCTACAACAGAGAATAACTTTAGAATAAATTATAGTCATAGACCACGAATGCACATACCTTCTCCTTGGGCACCGCTTGGGTTGCATGGCCCAGAGTGTCGGCCACCTCGAGCAGATCCTTACAGAAGCTCTGTATGCCAAAGATCTTGGCATCGCTTATCTGTTTGTTGAGGCGTGTTCGCATATTCTCGCTATCAGCCAGCGAACGCTTGTATTTGTCCAACAGTTCGCTGTTTTGTTCCTTTGCTGCCGCCAATTCCTTTGTCAGTCTCTCAATTTCCGGCGACTCAGGTGCCTTCTTTGGTTCACCTGCCTCATCGGCCGCTGGCTGCTTCTCTGTGCTATATCCATGTCGGAACTGTGTCTGGGCCGGTCTCAACAAGCTGTGGAGATAAAGATAACGTGCTTTCAATTTGATGTGTACAATTACGTCACAGAAAGAGACGGTAACATGCGGTGAGAAGTCACTAGTTTACCTCAGATTTTGTCCACCGGCAATGGATTTAATGGCACCCAATCGCTTGGCTAACATTTCAAAGGTTaatgctgcttttgttgccaTTTACGATTTAGTTCTTTTTAAAACTATGCAACTTTTGAGCTCTCAGAAATAACTTTTGCCGCAGAGCTTGCTGAACTATCGGTTATCGATACACAAAATGCCGAATTGTAAttggtattttttataagcagTCGTAGCATTGACCTTTTGTCTAGCAGATGCTCTGacgttaaattcaaatatagtACGAtcaatgtttttctttctataataaataagttttaccTAGCattgctaaaaattcaaatttttaattgtttaccggcgaatataaattaaactacaGTTTGATCACAAGACACACgtcataaaatgtttaaaaatatgatttaaaacataaattaaagtgAACGTTCAGCATAGTTTAAGGCTGTCCTTGCCTTGAGTCATctataattgtattttcaaGTACTTGCCACGCCCATGTTTGCCACCGAGTGAAAgcaatcaatattaaaataaaaataatgaagctTGTAAATCTTTTTCAGTGGTACGTTACAAAAAATGGAGCAATTTCCTAAAGCCTAAGGCCTcccacatatatacatatatatttatgtgaaaATGTGGTGTATGTACGTTCGAGAGtggaaatgcaaattgtttgtaATACTCTGTacctgaaaaatatataaatgggTATCATTCAATTCgtaagatatataaaaaaagcaacacATAAATCGagattaaaatcataaatgtacatatatatcacATATATATTGAATCTGGTTaatataatggcatatatcggttttagcaaatattttctttctgaaacattgttttttttttcgttaaaaGCTGgatggaaataaaaaaaacagatatGATATAAagagttaaattttttgtcgtcaataaaaattttgaggAACGCTGCTGGGTATTTTTAAGTCGACTCCGGTTATGTTTTGTGTGGATTTTGAACTTTTGCTTTGAGTATTGaacttaataaattcaaagtaCGAGTACTTGTATGTGTGCTTATTCAATACAGCATCTCGTTCTATACACATGGATATACTCAACTGCCCAgtcatatacatatgcatatacagttagtcaagaaatttttttgacaaaccaaaaatttcaacattttttcttttattctaattatttcatttttttttgcaattttaaattcaatgagAGTCTTAACTAATTTCTAATTTCATCGTAAATCGGCCTCTATTTGAGagaggttttttttagttttattttctgcaAAATCAAATggggtttttttattttgtcaaaacaattacttagatagctgtatgtacatacatatgtatttatgtacatatgtttgcatgcattttttatattttatactctAGGGCATAGATAATACCATTTAGTTGAATTTCGACAGGGAGACAGTGAAGTTGAGCTTCAAATTGTCCGATTATTTGACgtccattaaaaaaattcgttAAGCATCCTGTTAAAATGCGTGAGGAGGATATACAATTGGCGCTCCAAATGGTTGCCAACTCTACCTCTGTGGATGATGAAAATGAG harbors:
- the LOC117784754 gene encoding grpE protein homolog, mitochondrial, coding for MATKAALTFEMLAKRLGAIKSIAGGQNLSLLRPAQTQFRHGYSTEKQPAADEAGEPKKAPESPEIERLTKELAAAKEQNSELLDKYKRSLADSENMRTRLNKQISDAKIFGIQSFCKDLLEVADTLGHATQAVPKEKLDANADLKNLFEGLSMTRASLLQVFKRHGLEPLDPINQKFDPNLHEALFQKEDSTVESNTVVEVTKLGYKLHERCIRPALVGVSK